The following is a genomic window from Roseovarius sp. M141.
GCTGACAGATGGGCTTGACCGGCTGGCAAAGGCAGCGCGGTCTGGGGCCATTCCCGGCGGCTCCATAGAAAACGGCGTTCTGAAAGTTGACCGGCTGCCCGCAGCCGTGCCCGAAGCAGCAGAGGCTCTGGTGCTTGCTCTCTATGATCGCCTGCCCGCCGTGCGCATCACCGATTTACTGCAGGAGGTCGATGAAGACATCGGCTTCACAGATGCCTTCACCAACGTGCGCACTGGCTCCCCCTGTACCGATCGCATCGGGCTGCTGACCGTATTGCTGGCCGAGGGGCTAAACCTTGGGTTGAGTAAAATGGCCGAGGCCACCAATACCCACGATTACATGCAGCTCTCGCGCCTGTCGCGATGGCATATTGAAAGCGACGCAATTAACCGCGCGCTCGCCATGGTGATTGACGCGCAAGCGGGCCTGCCCATGGCCAAGTTCTGGGGCGGCGGCGTCACCGCGTCCAGCGACGGACAATTCTTCCCCGCCGCGAGGCAAGGTGAAGCGATGAATCTTATCAACGCCAAATACGGATCTGAGCCAGGGCTAAAGGCTTACACGCATGTCTCCGATCAGTTTGGACCCTTCGCAACACAAACCATTCCCGCCACCGTGAGCGAAGCACCCTACATCCTGGACGGGCTGCTGATGAACGAAGCGGGCCGAAAGGTCAAAGAGCAGTATGCTGACACCGGTGGCTTCACCGACCACGTCTTTGCCGTCACCTCGCTGCTGGCCTTCCGGTTTATTCCGCGCATACGGGACCTCCCCTCGAAACGGCTGTATCTCTTTGACCCGGCCGCCGCGCCGAAGGAGCTGCGCGGCCTGATCGGCGGCAAGATCAGGGAGGGCCTCATCGTCCAGAACTGGCCGGATATCCTGCGGGCCGTGGCCACGATGGCGGCGGGCATCATGCCGCCCAGTCAGTTGCTCAAGAAGTTTGCGGCCTATCCACGACAGCATGAGCTTGCACTTGCCCTGCGTGAAATCGGTCGCATCGAGCGCACGCTCTTCATCATCGACTGGCTGCTTGATGCCGACATGCAGCGTCGTGCCCAGATTGGCCTCAACAAGGGCGAGGCCCATCACGCCCTAAAAAACGCCCTGCGCATCGGGCGGCAGGGCGAAATCCGCGATCGGACCGTCGAAGGTCAGCACTACCGTATGGCAGGGCTGAACCTGCTGGCCGCCATCATCATCTACTGGAACACCAAGCACCTCGGGCAGGCTGTCACACGGCGCCAACACGTCGGATTAGACTGTCCATCCGATCTCCTGGGGCACATCTCGCCTCTCGGATGGGCACACATCCTCCTCACAGGCGAGTATAAGTGGAAAAAACGATGAAGGGCTGGCTTAGGGTGTCATTCTGCACTCAGCCGGAATCTACCCCTTATGCGTCTGGTTCCGATTTATCAGGAACCCAACACCAGCAAAAAGCATCCGCAGCATAAGATCTGGCCATATCTGTTGCGCAATCTGGTGATCGACCGCCCGAACCAGGTCTGGTGCGCTGACATTACATACATCCCGATGCAGCGTGGTTTTCTGTATCTCGTGGCGATCATGGATTGGCACAGTCGCAAGGTTCTGAGCTGGCGATTATCGAACTGAACTGGCCCCCTTTTCGACCGGACACTTGGGCATAACCATGGAGGCTTAGGTATATGCCTGAGCACGTGCTTATGTCTGAGATAGAAATCATCACTGATGGCGGCCGTCGTCGTCGCTGGAGCGCGGCCGAGAAGCTGCGCATTGTCGAAGAAACGCTGGATGACCGGGCCAGCATTTCTGTGGTCGCACGCCGCAATGGCGTGGCCCCCAATCTATTGTATCGTTGGCGCAGGCTCATGCTGGAGGGGGGAAGTGTCGCCGTGTCAGAGGATGATGATGTCACAAGCAACAAGGTCGTCCGACAGATGGAAGATCGCATCCGTGAACTCGAACGCCAGCTTGGCCGCAAAACGCTGGAGGCCAAGATCCTGCGCGAGGCGTTGGACAAATCACGCTCAAAAAAACAGACCTTGCACGTGCGGTCGCCTCTGAGGGGAGATTTCCAGTGAAGGTCGTGGCCGAAACAGTGGGTGTGGCCCGCTCGAACTTGATTGACAGGTTGAACAACAGGACGAAGCCGCGTCGGCGCTACTATAAAGCGCAAGACGCGGCGGTGGTGCCGCTGATCACGACGCTGGTGGCGGCCCGACCGACCTATGGCTACCGGCGGATTACGGCAATCCTTAACCGGCAACTGCGCGCGGAAGGGCTGGCAGCCGTCAACCACAAAAGGGTCTATCGCATCATGAAGGCACACAACCTGCTTCTGGCACGGAAATACACGCAGCGCCCGGAGCATGTTCACGACGGCAAGGTCATCGTCATGCGCTCGAACCTGCGCTGGTGCAGCGATGGCTTCGAGTTCACCTGCTGGAACGGTGACATCGTCCGTGGCGCCTTTATCATCGATGCTCATGACCGCGAAATCATCGCTTGGCGCGCCGTGGTGAACGCCGGGATCAGTGGCTCTGACATCCGCGACATCATGCTCGAGGCCGTGGAACGCCGCTTTGGTCATCATCGTGCGCCGTCGGTCATCGAGATGCTGTCCGACAACGGCTCGCCCTATATCGCGAGGGACACGCAGATCTTCGCCCGCCAATTGGGCCTGAAGCCATGCTTCACGCCGGTCCAAAGCCCACAGAGCAATGGCATCTCGGAGGCATTCGTGAAGACGCTGAAGCGCGACTACGTCCAGGTGACGCCTCTACCGGACGCCCACACAGTTCTTGGATTGATCGGAGCTTGGATCGAAGACTACAATGACAACCACCCGCACTCAGGGCTGAAAATGCGCTCGCCACGTGAGTTCATCGCAGCTCAAACCGCAACCGCCTGAGTGTCCGGTCAAACGGGGGCAAGACCACGAACAGCATGGACGCGGGGTTCTGCATCGAGGCCCTGAAAGAGGCCTTGGCCAAACACGGCGCGCCGGAAATATTCAACACGGATCAGGGAAGCCAATTTACCAGCGGCGACTGGATCGACGTGCTCATCGAGGCAAAGGTAAAGATC
Proteins encoded in this region:
- a CDS encoding IS3 family transposase (programmed frameshift), which translates into the protein MPEHVLMSEIEIITDGGRRRRWSAAEKLRIVEETLDDRASISVVARRNGVAPNLLYRWRRLMLEGGSVAVSEDDDVTSNKVVRQMEDRIRELERQLGRKTLEAKILREALDKSRFKKTDLARAVASEGRFPVKVVAETVGVARSNLIDRLNNRTKPRRRYYKAQDAAVVPLITTLVAARPTYGYRRITAILNRQLRAEGLAAVNHKRVYRIMKAHNLLLARKYTQRPEHVHDGKVIVMRSNLRWCSDGFEFTCWNGDIVRGAFIIDAHDREIIAWRAVVNAGISGSDIRDIMLEAVERRFGHHRAPSVIEMLSDNGSPYIARDTQIFARQLGLKPCFTPVQSPQSNGISEAFVKTLKRDYVQVTPLPDAHTVLGLIGAWIEDYNDNHPHSGLKMRSPREFIAAQTATA